Proteins from a genomic interval of Lolium perenne isolate Kyuss_39 chromosome 1, Kyuss_2.0, whole genome shotgun sequence:
- the LOC127326219 gene encoding protein STICHEL-like 4 isoform X2 has translation MPGPPVAPENAPPEPPAGGSSGEHLRGHAHLTNCIHLRHHHAHAGAASGRRRSPTTGESSATLMRDLLSMQRSRSLRDPSTRRSVDSVSNRLAADPDPDPPGRGALKTLLDQLAEDALQPRPARRPRRRFKRGQGRRANADAALDRPAAAAFSANSSSQEAVCGNKYFFGAGAGDDDGSEEMQPRPRPHPHPQASQDSRSVCGIPWNWSRLHNRSRSILDTAGRSLSCGLSDPRAPPAARRSEAATSAGSCGGGGYMDGSRSHPHFPVTARLTSSNSSDSDSLPLLGEGARSRTGIRGISRSFSGELGIFSNQSSEFDSDLMSEAHKSRGSQRGRHRSLTQKYAPRTFKDVVGQSLVVQALSNAILKRKIGSVYVFYGPHGTGKTSCARVFAKALNCHSTEHPRPCDTCASCIAHNLGKSRSLVEIGPVGNIDLDSIVDILDNVMLSPLPAHHRVFIVDDCNTLPPDTWSVISKVVERAPRRVVFILISPNLELPHIIMSRCQKFFFPKLKECDIVNTLQWICTSDGLDVDRDALKLIASRSDGSLRDAQMTLDQLSLLGQRISISLVQELVGLVSDDKLVNLLDLALSADTANTVKTLRDITETGVEPLSLMSQLATIITDILAGAYTFTQGGVRRKFFKRPTLSKEDMEKLRQALKTLSEAEKQLRVSNDKMTWLTAALLQLAPDKQYTLPSSSTSTSFNQGLPNCPERYIAINSTTDNNEIYAGPLGYNGGRRAREHTPDGYKLSTSATRVNEGSKCSRPDNEMIWQAVLEIVQSDSLRRMMAQEGRIISVSLGTAPTVQLMFSSHVNKSKAEKSRGQIMQAFESVLSSAIILEIRYESEEDGGGVPAILPYREDTSSNIALRRSFTKHSSVSSGGENLVRRLHKGSVAQGASSNQTRWMQSDPHILTEGEIIEVGPSQMEWYDEPDTGLVATDKRRQSVREAAALSSQDQENIGPRGGINVNNEHDRQRNIVRGKVSLAHVINRAEGCSQHGGWPRQKAMSITEKLEQENLRLEPRTSLLCWKASSTTRRKHIEPG, from the exons ATGCCGGGGCCACCGGTCGCGCCGGAGAACGCGCCGCCTGAGCCGCCGGCGGGAGGTAGCAGCGGCGAGCACCTCCGCGGCCACGCGCACCTGACCAACTGCATCCACCTGCGCCACCACCACGCGCACGCCGGCGCCGCGTCCGGCCGGAGGCGCAGCCCCACCACGGGCGAGTCCTCCGCAACGCTGATGCGGGACCTCCTCTCGATGCAGCGCTCCCGCTCGCTCCGGGACCCCTCCACGCGCCGCTCCGTCGACTCCGTCTCCAAcaggctcgccgccgaccccgacCCCGACCCGCCCGGCCGCGGGGCGCTCAAGACCCTCCTCGACCAGCTCGCGGAGGACGCGCTGCAGCCCAGGCCcgcccgccgcccgcgccgccggttCAAGCGCGGCCAGGGCCGCcgcgccaacgccgacgccgccCTAgatcgccccgccgccgccgccttctccgCCAACTCCAGCTCCCAGGAGGCCGTCTGCGGCAACAAGTACTTCTTcggggccggcgccggcgacgacgacggcagcGAGGAGATGCAGCCGCGCCCGCGCCCGCACCCGCACCCGCAGGCGTCGCAGGACTCGCGCAGCGTCTGCGGCATCCCCTGGAACTGGTCGCGCCTCCACAACCGCAGCAGGTCCATCCTCGACACGGCCGGCCGGAGCCTCTCCTGCGGCCTCTCCGACCCCAGGGCTCCAccggcggcgcggaggtccgaggccgccacctccgccggctcctgcggcggcggcggttacATGGACGGGTCCCGCTCGCATCCGCACTTCCCGGTGACCGCGAGGCTGACCTCCTCCAACAGCTCCGACTCCGACTCACTCCCCCTACTCGGCGAGGGCGCGCGCAGTCGGACTGGCATCCGTGGCATTTCCAGGAGCTTCTCTGGGGAGCTCGGGATTTTCTCCAATCAGAGCAGCGAGTTCGATTCCGACCTCATGTCCGAGGCGCACAAGTCCCGTGGCTCGCAGCGTGGCCGGCACCGGAGCCTCACGCAGAAGTATGCGCCCAGGACGTTCAAGGACGTCGTTGGGCAGAGCTTGGTTGTGCAGGCGCTGTCCAATGCCATTCTCAAGAGGAAGATCGGGTCCGTCTACGTCTTCTACGGGCCGCACGGCACAGGCAAGACGTCCTGCGCTCGGGTGTTCGCGAAGGCGCTGAATTGCCACTCCACCGAGCACCCGAGGCCCTGCGACACATGTGCGTCGTGTATCGCGCACAACCTCGGCAAGAGCAGGAGTTTGGTGGAGATTGGGCCTGTCGGTAACattgacctggatagcatcgtggATATCCTTGACAATGTGATGCTTTCGCCGCTACCGGCTCATCACAGggtgttcatagtggatgactgCAACACGTTGCCGCCTGATACCTGGAGTGTCATATCGAAGGTTGTCGAGCGCGCACCTCGGCGTGTGGTTTTTATCCTCATCAGCCCCAATCTCGAGCTCCCGCATATAATTATGTCGAGGTGCCAGAAGTTCTTTTTCCCCAAGCTGAAAGAATGCGACATAGTCAACACTTTGCAGTGGATTTGTACCAGCGATGGCCTGGATGTTGATAGAGATGCATTGAAACTTATTGCTTCCCGGTCGGATGGGTCATTGAGAGATGCACAGATGACCTTGGATCAATTGAGTTTGCTTGGGCAGAGAATTTCAATCTCACTTGTTCAAGAGCTT GTTGGCTTGGTTTCTGATGATAAATTGGTAAATTTGCTTGATTTGGCACTATCTGCTGACACTGCCAACACAGTGAAAACTCTACGCGATATTACTGAAACAGGTGTTGAGCCTTTGTCGCTGATGTCACAACTTGCCACAATAATAACTGACATCCTTGCTGGCGCTTACACATTCACACAAGGAGGAGTTCGAAGAAAATTCTTCAAACGTCCAACAT TATCAAAGGAGGATATGGAAAAGCTGCGCCAGGCCTTGAAAACACTCTCAGAAGCTGAAAAACAGTTGAGGGTCTCCAATGATAAGATGACCTGGCTTACAGCTGCTCTGCTTCAGCTTGCTCCTGATAAACAATATACACTGCCGAGTTCATCCACAAGTACAAGTTTTAACCAGGGTCTGCCTAACTGCCCCGAGAGGTACATAGCAATAAACTCTACTACAGATAATAACGAGATATATGCTGGTCCCCTTGGTTACAATGGTGGAAGGAGAGCCAGGGAACATACACCAGATGGCTACAAGCTGTCAACAAGTGCTACCAGAGTGAATGAAGGATCTAAATGTAGCAGACCTGACAATGAGATGATTTGGCAAGCTGTTCTGGAGATTGTTCAGTCAGATTCACTGAGAAGAATGATGGCTCAGGAGGGGCGGATTATTTCTGTCAGCCTTGGCACAG CACCAACTGTGCAGTTAATGTTCAGCTCTCATGTGAATAAGTCCAAAGCTGAAAAGTCCAGGGGACAAATTATGCAAGCATTTGAGTCTGTTCTTTCTTCTGCTATAATACTTGAAATCCGGTATGAATCGGAGGAGGATGGAGGAGGTGTTCCAGCTATTTTACCTTACCGCGAGGATACCTCTTCTAATATCGCTTTAAGGAGGTCTTTCACGAAACATAGTTCAGTTTCTTCTGGAGGTGAGAATTTAGTAAGGAGGCTACATAAAGGTAGCGTAGCCCAGGGCGCTAGCTCAAATCAGACAAGGTGGATGCAATCTGATCCACACATATTGACTGAAGGTGAGATTATTGAAGTGGGTCCTTCTCAAATGGAATGGTACGACGAACCAGATACTGGTCTTGTTGCCACAGATAAAAGAAGACAAAGTGTACGGGAAGCAGCAGCTTTGTCATCGCAAGACCAAGAAAATATAGGCCCTCGAGGAGGAATAAATGTGAATAATGAACATGATCGACAAAGGAACATAGTAAGAGGTAAGGTGTCTCTTGCTCATGTTATCAATAGGGCGGAAGGTTGTTCTCAACATGGAGGCTGGCCGAGACAAAAAGCCATGTCAATAACGGAAAAGCTCGAGCAAGAGAATTT GAGATTGGAGCCTAGGACAAGTCTGCTTTGTTGGAAAGCTTCAAGCACTACTAGACGGAAG CACATCGAGCCTGGGTAG
- the LOC127326219 gene encoding protein STICHEL-like 4 isoform X1, with amino-acid sequence MPGPPVAPENAPPEPPAGGSSGEHLRGHAHLTNCIHLRHHHAHAGAASGRRRSPTTGESSATLMRDLLSMQRSRSLRDPSTRRSVDSVSNRLAADPDPDPPGRGALKTLLDQLAEDALQPRPARRPRRRFKRGQGRRANADAALDRPAAAAFSANSSSQEAVCGNKYFFGAGAGDDDGSEEMQPRPRPHPHPQASQDSRSVCGIPWNWSRLHNRSRSILDTAGRSLSCGLSDPRAPPAARRSEAATSAGSCGGGGYMDGSRSHPHFPVTARLTSSNSSDSDSLPLLGEGARSRTGIRGISRSFSGELGIFSNQSSEFDSDLMSEAHKSRGSQRGRHRSLTQKYAPRTFKDVVGQSLVVQALSNAILKRKIGSVYVFYGPHGTGKTSCARVFAKALNCHSTEHPRPCDTCASCIAHNLGKSRSLVEIGPVGNIDLDSIVDILDNVMLSPLPAHHRVFIVDDCNTLPPDTWSVISKVVERAPRRVVFILISPNLELPHIIMSRCQKFFFPKLKECDIVNTLQWICTSDGLDVDRDALKLIASRSDGSLRDAQMTLDQLSLLGQRISISLVQELVGLVSDDKLVNLLDLALSADTANTVKTLRDITETGVEPLSLMSQLATIITDILAGAYTFTQGGVRRKFFKRPTLSKEDMEKLRQALKTLSEAEKQLRVSNDKMTWLTAALLQLAPDKQYTLPSSSTSTSFNQGLPNCPERYIAINSTTDNNEIYAGPLGYNGGRRAREHTPDGYKLSTSATRVNEGSKCSRPDNEMIWQAVLEIVQSDSLRRMMAQEGRIISVSLGTAPTVQLMFSSHVNKSKAEKSRGQIMQAFESVLSSAIILEIRYESEEDGGGVPAILPYREDTSSNIALRRSFTKHSSVSSGGENLVRRLHKGSVAQGASSNQTRWMQSDPHILTEGEIIEVGPSQMEWYDEPDTGLVATDKRRQSVREAAALSSQDQENIGPRGGINVNNEHDRQRNIVRGKVSLAHVINRAEGCSQHGGWPRQKAMSITEKLEQENLRLEPRTSLLCWKASSTTRRKLSALKIRTRRSRALSRLVLCGRCISVKSPR; translated from the exons ATGCCGGGGCCACCGGTCGCGCCGGAGAACGCGCCGCCTGAGCCGCCGGCGGGAGGTAGCAGCGGCGAGCACCTCCGCGGCCACGCGCACCTGACCAACTGCATCCACCTGCGCCACCACCACGCGCACGCCGGCGCCGCGTCCGGCCGGAGGCGCAGCCCCACCACGGGCGAGTCCTCCGCAACGCTGATGCGGGACCTCCTCTCGATGCAGCGCTCCCGCTCGCTCCGGGACCCCTCCACGCGCCGCTCCGTCGACTCCGTCTCCAAcaggctcgccgccgaccccgacCCCGACCCGCCCGGCCGCGGGGCGCTCAAGACCCTCCTCGACCAGCTCGCGGAGGACGCGCTGCAGCCCAGGCCcgcccgccgcccgcgccgccggttCAAGCGCGGCCAGGGCCGCcgcgccaacgccgacgccgccCTAgatcgccccgccgccgccgccttctccgCCAACTCCAGCTCCCAGGAGGCCGTCTGCGGCAACAAGTACTTCTTcggggccggcgccggcgacgacgacggcagcGAGGAGATGCAGCCGCGCCCGCGCCCGCACCCGCACCCGCAGGCGTCGCAGGACTCGCGCAGCGTCTGCGGCATCCCCTGGAACTGGTCGCGCCTCCACAACCGCAGCAGGTCCATCCTCGACACGGCCGGCCGGAGCCTCTCCTGCGGCCTCTCCGACCCCAGGGCTCCAccggcggcgcggaggtccgaggccgccacctccgccggctcctgcggcggcggcggttacATGGACGGGTCCCGCTCGCATCCGCACTTCCCGGTGACCGCGAGGCTGACCTCCTCCAACAGCTCCGACTCCGACTCACTCCCCCTACTCGGCGAGGGCGCGCGCAGTCGGACTGGCATCCGTGGCATTTCCAGGAGCTTCTCTGGGGAGCTCGGGATTTTCTCCAATCAGAGCAGCGAGTTCGATTCCGACCTCATGTCCGAGGCGCACAAGTCCCGTGGCTCGCAGCGTGGCCGGCACCGGAGCCTCACGCAGAAGTATGCGCCCAGGACGTTCAAGGACGTCGTTGGGCAGAGCTTGGTTGTGCAGGCGCTGTCCAATGCCATTCTCAAGAGGAAGATCGGGTCCGTCTACGTCTTCTACGGGCCGCACGGCACAGGCAAGACGTCCTGCGCTCGGGTGTTCGCGAAGGCGCTGAATTGCCACTCCACCGAGCACCCGAGGCCCTGCGACACATGTGCGTCGTGTATCGCGCACAACCTCGGCAAGAGCAGGAGTTTGGTGGAGATTGGGCCTGTCGGTAACattgacctggatagcatcgtggATATCCTTGACAATGTGATGCTTTCGCCGCTACCGGCTCATCACAGggtgttcatagtggatgactgCAACACGTTGCCGCCTGATACCTGGAGTGTCATATCGAAGGTTGTCGAGCGCGCACCTCGGCGTGTGGTTTTTATCCTCATCAGCCCCAATCTCGAGCTCCCGCATATAATTATGTCGAGGTGCCAGAAGTTCTTTTTCCCCAAGCTGAAAGAATGCGACATAGTCAACACTTTGCAGTGGATTTGTACCAGCGATGGCCTGGATGTTGATAGAGATGCATTGAAACTTATTGCTTCCCGGTCGGATGGGTCATTGAGAGATGCACAGATGACCTTGGATCAATTGAGTTTGCTTGGGCAGAGAATTTCAATCTCACTTGTTCAAGAGCTT GTTGGCTTGGTTTCTGATGATAAATTGGTAAATTTGCTTGATTTGGCACTATCTGCTGACACTGCCAACACAGTGAAAACTCTACGCGATATTACTGAAACAGGTGTTGAGCCTTTGTCGCTGATGTCACAACTTGCCACAATAATAACTGACATCCTTGCTGGCGCTTACACATTCACACAAGGAGGAGTTCGAAGAAAATTCTTCAAACGTCCAACAT TATCAAAGGAGGATATGGAAAAGCTGCGCCAGGCCTTGAAAACACTCTCAGAAGCTGAAAAACAGTTGAGGGTCTCCAATGATAAGATGACCTGGCTTACAGCTGCTCTGCTTCAGCTTGCTCCTGATAAACAATATACACTGCCGAGTTCATCCACAAGTACAAGTTTTAACCAGGGTCTGCCTAACTGCCCCGAGAGGTACATAGCAATAAACTCTACTACAGATAATAACGAGATATATGCTGGTCCCCTTGGTTACAATGGTGGAAGGAGAGCCAGGGAACATACACCAGATGGCTACAAGCTGTCAACAAGTGCTACCAGAGTGAATGAAGGATCTAAATGTAGCAGACCTGACAATGAGATGATTTGGCAAGCTGTTCTGGAGATTGTTCAGTCAGATTCACTGAGAAGAATGATGGCTCAGGAGGGGCGGATTATTTCTGTCAGCCTTGGCACAG CACCAACTGTGCAGTTAATGTTCAGCTCTCATGTGAATAAGTCCAAAGCTGAAAAGTCCAGGGGACAAATTATGCAAGCATTTGAGTCTGTTCTTTCTTCTGCTATAATACTTGAAATCCGGTATGAATCGGAGGAGGATGGAGGAGGTGTTCCAGCTATTTTACCTTACCGCGAGGATACCTCTTCTAATATCGCTTTAAGGAGGTCTTTCACGAAACATAGTTCAGTTTCTTCTGGAGGTGAGAATTTAGTAAGGAGGCTACATAAAGGTAGCGTAGCCCAGGGCGCTAGCTCAAATCAGACAAGGTGGATGCAATCTGATCCACACATATTGACTGAAGGTGAGATTATTGAAGTGGGTCCTTCTCAAATGGAATGGTACGACGAACCAGATACTGGTCTTGTTGCCACAGATAAAAGAAGACAAAGTGTACGGGAAGCAGCAGCTTTGTCATCGCAAGACCAAGAAAATATAGGCCCTCGAGGAGGAATAAATGTGAATAATGAACATGATCGACAAAGGAACATAGTAAGAGGTAAGGTGTCTCTTGCTCATGTTATCAATAGGGCGGAAGGTTGTTCTCAACATGGAGGCTGGCCGAGACAAAAAGCCATGTCAATAACGGAAAAGCTCGAGCAAGAGAATTT GAGATTGGAGCCTAGGACAAGTCTGCTTTGTTGGAAAGCTTCAAGCACTACTAGACGGAAG CTTTCAGCATTGAAGATCAGGACGCGAAGATCACGAGCTCTATCAAGGCTCGTCTTGTGCGGAAGGTGCATTTCAGTAAAATCTCCAAGATGA